A stretch of the Kushneria konosiri genome encodes the following:
- a CDS encoding CDP-alcohol phosphatidyltransferase family protein, protein MSEQRIVVRQPVWPAASVLMELLAGGIGLMLMVALLHLVYGAPTLLYPVAGGVYLVLAGIIVHGWPTGQQHFGWANRVTLMRAVLIVLLTAMLPLPALINEHHLMVFAIALTALTLDGVDGWVARHFHAESRFGARLDMELDAFFILMLCLMLVIQGKAGGWIMAIGAMRYAFVAAARVWHWLNEELPVSYRRKTICVWQVSTLMTCLLPWVVTPWSNLALALSLLLLMISFGMDTVYLHRRAVA, encoded by the coding sequence ATGAGTGAACAACGTATCGTTGTACGCCAGCCGGTGTGGCCGGCAGCCAGCGTGCTCATGGAGCTTCTGGCCGGCGGCATCGGTCTGATGCTGATGGTGGCGTTGCTGCATCTTGTTTATGGGGCACCGACACTGCTGTACCCCGTGGCAGGCGGCGTGTATCTGGTTCTGGCCGGCATCATCGTGCATGGCTGGCCGACGGGCCAGCAGCACTTTGGGTGGGCCAATCGCGTCACTTTGATGCGCGCGGTACTGATCGTACTGCTGACGGCCATGCTGCCCTTGCCGGCGCTGATCAATGAACATCATTTGATGGTATTTGCAATTGCCCTGACCGCGCTGACGCTTGATGGGGTGGATGGCTGGGTTGCACGCCACTTTCATGCCGAAAGCCGGTTTGGTGCACGGCTGGATATGGAGCTGGATGCCTTTTTCATTCTCATGCTGTGTTTGATGCTGGTCATCCAGGGCAAGGCAGGGGGCTGGATCATGGCCATCGGTGCCATGCGCTATGCCTTCGTGGCTGCCGCCCGGGTCTGGCACTGGCTCAATGAGGAACTGCCGGTGAGCTATCGACGCAAGACCATCTGTGTCTGGCAGGTCAGTACCCTGATGACATGTCTATTGCCCTGGGTGGTAACGCCCTGGTCAAATCTGGCACTGGCACTGTCACTGCTGCTTTTGATGATCTCCTTTGGCATGGACACCGTGTATCTTCATCGGCGCGCTGTTGCCTGA
- a CDS encoding succinylglutamate desuccinylase/aspartoacylase family protein — protein sequence MARDAFLLAGEKVLPGQRRQIDVPVARLYTHTPLNIPVEVVHGRRDGPIMLVCGAIHGDEINGVEIVRRVLKTRSLTRLRGTLIAVPIVNVFGFVQHSRYLPDRRDLNRCFPGSESGSLGSRIAALFREQVVDLATHILDLHTGAIHRTNLPQIRAQLERNEQTRAMADAFGAPVILNAELRGGSLREYAERRGIPVLTYEAGEALRFDDWAISAGVRGVLRVMRLLDMLPVGRGSKVPASEVARSSSWARAPIDGVLRPRVRLGARVVKGERLGIVAGPFGNEEGDVLSSSDGIVIGMSNLPLVNEGEAVFHIARFHEIEDAEHAVEAWQASASVE from the coding sequence ATGGCTCGTGATGCCTTTTTACTGGCGGGGGAGAAGGTGCTTCCCGGCCAGCGTCGTCAGATCGATGTGCCGGTCGCCCGTCTCTATACCCATACCCCGCTCAATATCCCGGTTGAGGTGGTTCACGGCCGTCGGGACGGCCCGATCATGCTGGTATGTGGTGCCATTCACGGCGACGAAATCAACGGCGTGGAGATTGTTCGTCGAGTGCTCAAGACGCGCTCCCTCACACGCCTTCGGGGCACGCTGATTGCCGTCCCGATCGTCAACGTGTTCGGCTTCGTGCAGCACAGTCGCTACCTGCCGGATCGTCGGGATCTGAACCGCTGTTTTCCGGGTAGTGAGTCGGGATCTCTGGGCTCGCGAATTGCAGCGCTTTTCCGCGAGCAGGTGGTGGATCTGGCCACACACATACTGGATCTGCATACCGGAGCCATTCATCGTACAAACCTGCCACAGATTCGTGCTCAGCTTGAGCGCAATGAGCAGACCCGGGCCATGGCAGATGCCTTCGGCGCTCCGGTCATTCTCAATGCCGAACTGCGCGGTGGCAGCCTGCGTGAATACGCCGAGCGTCGTGGTATTCCGGTGCTGACCTATGAGGCAGGTGAGGCGCTGCGCTTTGATGACTGGGCCATCAGCGCCGGCGTGCGAGGGGTGCTCCGGGTCATGCGTTTACTGGACATGTTGCCGGTCGGGCGCGGCAGCAAGGTGCCGGCCTCGGAGGTGGCGCGCAGTTCAAGCTGGGCACGTGCGCCCATTGATGGTGTCCTGCGCCCGCGGGTTCGATTGGGCGCGCGGGTGGTCAAGGGCGAGCGGCTGGGCATCGTGGCCGGGCCGTTCGGTAACGAAGAAGGCGATGTACTGTCCTCCAGTGATGGCATCGTCATCGGCATGAGCAACCTGCCGCTGGTCAATGAGGGTGAGGCGGTCTTTCATATCGCCCGTTTCCACGAAATCGAAGATGCCGAGCATGCGGTAGAGGCGTGGCAGGCGAGTGCCAGCGTCGAGTAG
- a CDS encoding aldo/keto reductase — translation MRFELPGKMGLGTAPLGNMFEEVPDTRALETLRTAWDAGIRYFDTAPQYGAGLSEMRLGEALADEPRGTYVVSTKVGRLILEEQEPKQGIFAHGRANRVVYDYSESATLRSIEESLERLNMDRIDIAWIHDCAADAHGEHWEEVHDQAMNGAARALTRLREEGVIRAWGLGVNRVDACTRALEKADPDGFLLAGRYSLLDHEGALETLLPECDRRGARLVIGGAYNSGILAGGDHYDYKQASSEMRERTRRLRDICDRFGVDVRAVALQFSAAPRAVASVIPGTTRPERIAENQALMTTAIPNALWQTLWSEGLVSMDAPIPGAD, via the coding sequence ATGCGTTTTGAATTGCCAGGCAAAATGGGGCTGGGCACGGCTCCTCTGGGCAACATGTTTGAGGAAGTCCCGGATACGCGTGCTCTCGAGACGCTTCGCACGGCCTGGGATGCGGGCATTCGCTATTTCGATACGGCGCCGCAATACGGTGCCGGGCTTTCGGAAATGCGTCTGGGAGAAGCGCTGGCCGACGAACCCCGAGGCACGTATGTGGTGTCCACCAAGGTGGGGCGACTGATCCTTGAAGAGCAGGAGCCGAAGCAGGGTATTTTTGCCCATGGTCGTGCCAACCGGGTGGTGTATGACTATTCGGAGTCCGCAACCCTGCGTTCCATCGAGGAGAGCCTTGAGCGTCTGAACATGGATCGCATTGATATCGCGTGGATCCATGACTGTGCGGCAGATGCCCACGGCGAGCACTGGGAAGAGGTGCATGATCAGGCCATGAACGGTGCCGCACGTGCCCTGACAAGGCTGCGCGAGGAAGGCGTGATTCGGGCCTGGGGGCTGGGCGTCAATCGTGTGGATGCCTGTACGCGCGCACTCGAAAAGGCTGATCCTGACGGCTTTTTGCTTGCCGGGCGCTATTCGCTGCTCGACCATGAAGGCGCACTGGAGACCCTGCTGCCAGAGTGCGATCGCCGCGGGGCGCGCCTGGTCATCGGCGGCGCCTACAACTCCGGTATTCTGGCCGGCGGCGATCACTATGATTACAAACAGGCGTCCAGCGAAATGCGTGAGCGCACCCGACGACTTCGCGACATCTGCGACCGTTTCGGAGTTGATGTTCGCGCCGTTGCCCTGCAGTTCAGTGCCGCGCCGCGTGCCGTAGCGTCCGTAATTCCGGGCACTACAAGACCGGAACGCATCGCCGAGAATCAGGCATTGATGACTACTGCCATTCCCAACGCCCTTTGGCAAACGCTCTGGAGCGAAGGTCTGGTGTCGATGGATGCCCCCATTCCCGGCGCCGACTGA
- a CDS encoding 6-pyruvoyl trahydropterin synthase family protein: MYSLTVRDHVMIAHSFNGQIFGPAQKLHGATYIVDVTFKRPDLDQDDLIVDIGLASQTLSEVLSDINMQNLDEVEEFKGRNTTTEFMARVIFDRMAASIEADQLGETGKGLTAMSVTLHESHIAWASYEGSL, from the coding sequence ATGTACAGCCTTACCGTTCGCGATCACGTCATGATCGCCCACAGCTTCAACGGCCAGATCTTTGGTCCGGCGCAAAAGCTCCATGGCGCCACCTACATCGTGGATGTCACCTTCAAGCGGCCGGATCTGGATCAGGATGATCTGATCGTGGATATTGGCCTTGCCAGTCAGACGCTGTCAGAGGTCCTGAGCGATATCAACATGCAAAACCTCGACGAGGTCGAGGAGTTCAAGGGACGCAATACCACTACCGAATTCATGGCCCGTGTCATCTTTGATCGCATGGCCGCCTCGATCGAGGCCGACCAGCTTGGTGAAACCGGCAAGGGACTGACGGCAATGAGTGTGACCCTGCATGAATCCCACATCGCCTGGGCCAGCTACGAAGGATCGCTATGA
- a CDS encoding DUF1415 domain-containing protein, with product MTSHPLEATRRWVKDWVMAHDLCPFAAAEFERERIRYRQLDAADDAALLMAVIEECEYLEDHPDTETTLLVLTPGAEDFFTFLDKLDMAERLMISEGYEGVYQLASFHPDYLFGDSQASPGQEDAADYTNRSPFPLFHLLRETSLEAALERFPHPERIPERNQALLRQQGAAWCRRLQDDIANETSSS from the coding sequence GTGACATCACATCCATTGGAGGCCACCCGACGCTGGGTGAAAGACTGGGTCATGGCACATGACTTGTGCCCGTTTGCCGCAGCCGAATTCGAGCGGGAGCGTATTCGCTATCGCCAGCTCGATGCCGCAGATGATGCTGCCCTGCTCATGGCCGTCATCGAAGAGTGCGAATATCTTGAAGACCATCCGGACACGGAAACCACCCTGCTGGTTCTGACACCCGGTGCCGAAGATTTCTTTACCTTTCTGGATAAGCTCGACATGGCCGAGCGTCTGATGATCAGTGAAGGCTACGAAGGCGTTTATCAGCTGGCAAGCTTTCATCCTGACTATCTTTTTGGCGACAGCCAAGCCTCACCCGGTCAGGAAGACGCGGCTGACTACACTAATCGCTCCCCCTTTCCGCTGTTTCATCTGCTACGTGAAACCAGCCTTGAGGCAGCGCTGGAACGCTTCCCCCACCCTGAACGTATCCCCGAACGCAATCAGGCCCTGCTCAGGCAGCAGGGGGCCGCATGGTGTCGCAGGTTACAGGATGACATCGCCAACGAGACGTCTTCTTCCTGA
- a CDS encoding copper resistance protein NlpE N-terminal domain-containing protein — protein sequence MTLTRFSALIMTGALVGLSMTGCDQGRDTPESSQRSSGTNQIYGGSLPCDDCDGVDTEVALNFSTDSAGGVYNLTETPQGGPNNGQTQKRKGNWKVISGNAVPGGGTVYVLHPARGDTEHEPIYLLMENNTTLKLVDEQFKPLDTSHNDELHRL from the coding sequence ATGACATTGACACGTTTTAGCGCACTGATAATGACGGGCGCACTGGTGGGGCTTTCAATGACCGGCTGTGACCAGGGTCGCGACACGCCCGAAAGCTCTCAACGAAGCTCTGGTACCAATCAGATTTATGGCGGCTCTCTGCCTTGCGATGACTGCGACGGGGTGGATACTGAAGTGGCCTTGAACTTCAGTACCGATAGTGCAGGTGGCGTCTACAACCTGACCGAGACACCGCAAGGCGGACCCAACAATGGCCAGACACAAAAGCGCAAGGGCAACTGGAAGGTCATCAGTGGCAATGCCGTGCCCGGTGGCGGGACAGTCTACGTGCTGCACCCGGCCCGTGGAGACACCGAACACGAGCCCATATATTTACTGATGGAAAACAACACCACGCTTAAACTGGTCGATGAGCAGTTTAAGCCGCTGGACACGTCACACAACGACGAGCTTCACAGGCTCTAA
- the dusA gene encoding tRNA dihydrouridine(20/20a) synthase DusA: MSKSSPADRGRRFSIAPMMDWTPRDQRAFARTLTKRALLYTEMVTTGAILHGTPRERFLGHDAREYPLALQLGGSDPAALAECAAIAETWGYQEVNLNVGCPSDRVQNNMIGACLMGHPELVARCVAAMQAAVSIPITVKCRIGINDQDEDEDLTRFIDTVAAAGCTTFTVHARKAWLEGLSPKQNRDVPPLNYPRVHRLKAAHPELHIGINGGLKTIADCQRELDHVDSVMVGREAYQNPFLLAHVDRDIFGEDTTPPTRHEAMEAFRPYLISRLESGVRLNHITRHLLGLFTGCRGGRRFRRYLSETAHRPDAGIEVFDQALALVNDIDAARALPAHMPDCST, encoded by the coding sequence ATATCTAAAAGCAGCCCGGCAGATCGAGGGCGCCGGTTTTCGATAGCGCCCATGATGGACTGGACGCCCCGTGATCAGCGCGCTTTCGCAAGAACGCTGACCAAACGTGCCCTGCTCTATACCGAGATGGTTACCACCGGTGCCATTTTGCATGGCACGCCGCGCGAACGCTTTCTCGGCCATGATGCCCGCGAGTATCCACTGGCTCTGCAGCTGGGCGGCAGTGACCCGGCTGCGCTGGCCGAGTGTGCCGCCATTGCAGAGACCTGGGGCTATCAGGAGGTCAATCTCAATGTTGGCTGCCCGAGTGATCGCGTTCAGAACAACATGATCGGCGCCTGCCTGATGGGCCATCCCGAACTGGTCGCCCGCTGCGTGGCGGCCATGCAGGCGGCCGTCTCGATTCCGATCACGGTCAAGTGCCGCATCGGAATTAATGACCAGGACGAGGATGAGGATCTAACACGCTTTATTGATACTGTCGCCGCTGCCGGCTGCACCACCTTTACCGTCCATGCCCGAAAGGCCTGGCTCGAAGGGCTGTCTCCCAAACAGAACCGTGATGTGCCTCCGCTGAACTATCCACGTGTGCACCGACTCAAGGCCGCCCATCCCGAGCTTCACATCGGCATTAATGGCGGACTCAAGACCATCGCTGACTGTCAGCGGGAGCTCGATCATGTCGACAGCGTCATGGTCGGCCGCGAGGCCTATCAGAATCCGTTTCTGCTGGCCCACGTCGATCGCGATATCTTCGGCGAAGACACCACACCGCCAACGAGACACGAGGCGATGGAGGCCTTTCGGCCCTATCTGATCTCGCGTCTTGAGTCGGGCGTGCGGCTCAATCACATCACGCGTCATCTTCTTGGTCTGTTCACCGGCTGTCGCGGTGGCCGACGTTTTCGCCGCTATCTTTCCGAGACGGCTCATCGTCCGGATGCCGGTATCGAAGTGTTCGATCAGGCACTCGCGCTGGTCAACGATATCGATGCCGCACGAGCCCTGCCGGCCCACATGCCTGACTGCTCGACCTGA
- a CDS encoding glycosyltransferase family 4 protein, with the protein MTAASSIRRLTLIVAGRPDQLTGGYIYDRRIVESLRASDIAVEVIGLDGRFPWPDDIARESLQRALGGCTDRSLVVVDGLAASAMPDVLAVHARRLTLVALIHHPLGDETGLNDHQRETLLGLECQALQSATGIIVTSTFTQRRLIELGIDEDRISVIEPGITPVPVAAADNDTPRLLCIATLIPRKGQHLLLEALADLKAHDWHCDLIGDETRDERYTERLRGLISEHQLEQRVTLHGALPPETLETHWQQSDLFVLPSFYEGYGMVITEALAHGLPVITTTGGALADTLPDSAGVHVPPDDAPAIRDALQSLLFDNSDTRSAQYQALRQGALTARQTLNDWPGAANQFLICLNQLHATPAS; encoded by the coding sequence ATGACAGCCGCATCATCGATTCGTCGTCTGACCCTGATTGTTGCCGGCCGACCGGATCAGCTCACCGGTGGCTATATCTACGACAGACGCATTGTCGAGTCGCTGCGAGCGTCTGACATTGCCGTTGAGGTCATTGGCCTGGATGGGCGCTTTCCATGGCCGGATGACATCGCCCGCGAGTCACTTCAGCGCGCGCTGGGCGGCTGTACCGATCGCAGTCTGGTTGTGGTCGATGGACTGGCCGCCAGTGCGATGCCGGATGTATTGGCCGTCCACGCTCGCCGCCTGACGCTGGTAGCGCTCATTCACCATCCGCTGGGCGACGAAACCGGCCTGAACGATCATCAGCGCGAAACGCTGCTGGGACTTGAATGCCAGGCACTGCAGTCGGCCACCGGCATTATCGTTACCAGCACCTTTACCCAGCGCCGCCTGATCGAGCTGGGTATCGATGAAGACCGCATCAGCGTGATCGAGCCCGGCATCACGCCGGTGCCGGTCGCCGCGGCAGATAACGACACGCCAAGGCTACTCTGTATCGCCACCCTGATCCCACGCAAGGGCCAGCATCTGCTGCTCGAGGCTCTGGCCGATCTCAAGGCACACGACTGGCACTGCGACCTGATTGGTGATGAAACGCGCGACGAGCGCTATACCGAACGGCTTCGAGGCCTGATTTCCGAGCATCAGCTCGAACAGCGCGTCACGTTACATGGCGCCCTGCCACCCGAGACACTTGAAACCCACTGGCAGCAAAGCGATCTGTTCGTCCTGCCCTCCTTCTACGAAGGCTATGGCATGGTCATTACCGAAGCACTGGCGCATGGCCTGCCGGTCATCACAACCACCGGCGGTGCGCTGGCTGATACGCTACCCGACAGCGCCGGCGTTCATGTGCCGCCTGACGATGCCCCCGCAATACGAGATGCCCTTCAATCGCTCTTGTTTGACAATAGCGATACCCGCAGTGCGCAGTATCAGGCACTGCGCCAGGGGGCGCTCACGGCGCGCCAGACACTCAATGACTGGCCGGGGGCTGCCAATCAGTTTCTGATCTGCCTGAATCAATTACATGCCACCCCGGCTTCCTGA
- a CDS encoding zinc-dependent alcohol dehydrogenase: protein MSSENTARAFWIDAPGQGSIRTQPLAPPGPEEVQVRTCYSAISRGTETLIFHGRVPESEYARMRAPFQQGDFPAPVKYGYSSVGMVEKGPEALVGRYVFCLHPHQDRYVVPTSMAMPLPETLPPERAVLAANMETALNGLWDAAPRIGDRIAIIGAGVVGTLMAWLCRHIPGTRVELIDVDTSREALARALDIDFSTPDTARGECDLVIHASGSPTGLQKALSLAGQEASIIEMSWFGAQAVSLPLGEAFHSRRLTLRASQVGTVSPARSARRTHSERMMQALSLLEDDRLDALIDAESAFEDLPDTMARITTQTGALCHRIRYRF, encoded by the coding sequence ATGAGCTCGGAAAATACAGCCCGCGCCTTTTGGATCGACGCCCCCGGCCAGGGATCGATCCGAACCCAGCCTCTGGCCCCCCCCGGGCCGGAAGAGGTTCAGGTACGTACCTGCTATAGCGCCATTAGCCGCGGCACCGAAACGCTGATCTTTCACGGCCGAGTGCCCGAGAGTGAATACGCTCGCATGCGAGCGCCTTTCCAGCAGGGCGACTTTCCTGCACCGGTCAAATATGGCTACTCGAGTGTGGGCATGGTTGAAAAGGGACCCGAGGCACTTGTGGGACGTTACGTGTTTTGCCTGCATCCTCATCAGGACCGCTACGTTGTCCCGACCTCCATGGCCATGCCGCTGCCCGAGACCCTGCCGCCCGAGCGCGCTGTGCTGGCTGCCAACATGGAAACGGCGCTCAACGGCCTGTGGGACGCTGCACCCCGCATCGGTGATCGCATCGCCATTATTGGCGCTGGCGTGGTAGGCACGCTCATGGCCTGGCTTTGTCGCCATATCCCGGGTACCCGAGTCGAACTGATTGATGTCGATACTTCTCGTGAAGCGCTGGCCAGAGCCCTGGATATCGACTTTTCAACGCCTGACACCGCTCGCGGCGAATGTGATCTTGTCATTCATGCCAGTGGCAGTCCGACAGGACTTCAAAAGGCGCTATCGCTCGCCGGGCAGGAAGCTTCCATTATCGAGATGAGCTGGTTCGGCGCTCAGGCCGTCAGCCTGCCACTGGGTGAAGCGTTTCACTCCCGGCGATTGACGTTGCGCGCAAGCCAGGTCGGTACCGTGTCTCCGGCCAGGTCCGCGCGGCGCACCCACAGTGAACGCATGATGCAGGCGCTGTCGCTTTTGGAAGACGATCGACTCGACGCGCTGATTGATGCCGAAAGCGCCTTTGAAGACCTGCCCGACACCATGGCCCGGATTACCACTCAGACCGGCGCTCTGTGTCACCGTATTCGCTACCGTTTTTGA
- a CDS encoding CsbD family protein, with translation MSDKSPPLEDLKGKVKEAWGTLSDDKELSEEGEVQQLAARLEKEQGLSAEEAQRQAKKTLRG, from the coding sequence ATGAGCGACAAGAGCCCACCACTGGAAGATCTGAAAGGCAAGGTCAAGGAGGCGTGGGGAACGCTGAGCGATGACAAGGAACTCAGTGAAGAAGGTGAAGTTCAGCAGTTGGCCGCCAGACTTGAGAAGGAGCAGGGGCTTTCTGCCGAAGAGGCCCAGCGTCAGGCGAAAAAAACACTTCGCGGTTAA
- a CDS encoding DUF6482 family protein: MKLNELTEKAHAHQIDEIVIESTEGDIFTLKVTSGGNTDTLLNEDGTILTPKSLNAAKTLLRDIGGMEGVPLYFKHSVTHDEMMGSNAESADDRMSITLEGQDR; the protein is encoded by the coding sequence ATGAAACTCAACGAACTGACCGAAAAGGCGCACGCTCACCAGATCGATGAAATCGTTATCGAATCGACTGAAGGAGATATTTTCACCCTGAAAGTGACCAGTGGCGGGAATACTGACACCCTGCTCAATGAAGACGGTACGATTTTGACACCGAAATCTCTCAATGCCGCCAAGACCCTGCTGCGCGATATCGGTGGCATGGAGGGCGTGCCTCTTTATTTCAAACACAGCGTCACACATGATGAAATGATGGGTTCAAACGCCGAAAGCGCCGATGACCGCATGTCCATCACCCTCGAAGGTCAGGATCGCTGA
- a CDS encoding carbohydrate porin: protein MKKGLCCTLALMGMGLSSQGWAAGAFDPDGDFMFGDWGGARSDLTDQGVTFRFEYISEMAYSVDGGFRDKRTGRYADQWTAGANFDLDKLFGVPNAQFQFTLTDRNGESLTNDVINNPNSVGGSSSQEVYGRGSVTRITQMWYGQTYMDDTFELKAGRVPVGDDFAVIDSNFQNLYLGSGEPGNQNGGIWYNWPISQWALVGKWNITNEQYAQIGFFNLNESNLDRDHGLDLKHSGTSGTLIPVEYGFEPEHGVNGLPGHYKLGYYYSSADADDYSSRDSASDAQKSHRYGLYYVIDQQVTSHDGDRSRGLGVFSMGTWNDGDTATFDRYLSAGVTYTGPFDSRAQDEVGFGLAYAHVNDDFDAYSRSSNAGLVGGSSAPGYVPRQGEEYNAEVYYALQATPWMSFRPNLQYVRHPGADSDVDSAWIAGLSVLATF from the coding sequence ATGAAGAAGGGGCTGTGTTGCACGCTGGCGCTTATGGGTATGGGCCTGTCATCACAGGGTTGGGCGGCTGGCGCCTTCGATCCCGATGGCGATTTCATGTTTGGAGACTGGGGCGGCGCGCGCTCTGATCTAACCGATCAGGGCGTGACCTTCCGTTTTGAATATATCTCCGAGATGGCCTATTCCGTTGACGGTGGCTTTCGCGACAAGCGCACCGGACGCTATGCCGATCAGTGGACCGCCGGGGCCAATTTCGACCTTGATAAGCTGTTTGGCGTACCCAATGCCCAGTTTCAGTTCACCCTGACCGATCGTAACGGCGAAAGCCTGACCAACGACGTCATCAATAATCCCAACAGCGTCGGTGGCTCTTCCAGTCAGGAAGTCTATGGTCGCGGTAGTGTTACGCGTATTACCCAGATGTGGTACGGCCAGACCTACATGGATGATACGTTTGAACTCAAGGCGGGCCGGGTACCGGTAGGGGATGATTTTGCCGTCATCGACAGTAATTTCCAGAATCTTTATCTGGGGAGCGGCGAGCCCGGTAACCAGAACGGTGGTATCTGGTATAACTGGCCGATTTCACAATGGGCGCTGGTCGGCAAATGGAACATCACCAATGAGCAGTACGCTCAGATCGGCTTTTTCAATCTCAACGAGTCCAACCTCGACCGTGACCATGGACTGGATTTAAAGCACAGCGGCACCAGCGGCACGCTCATTCCGGTTGAATACGGCTTTGAACCGGAACATGGCGTCAATGGTCTGCCGGGGCATTACAAGCTGGGGTATTACTACAGCAGTGCCGATGCTGACGATTACTCTTCACGCGACAGCGCCTCGGATGCTCAAAAGAGCCATCGCTATGGGCTCTATTACGTCATCGACCAGCAGGTGACAAGCCATGACGGTGACCGCAGCCGCGGTCTGGGCGTGTTCAGCATGGGGACGTGGAACGATGGTGATACGGCGACTTTCGATCGCTACTTGTCAGCCGGCGTGACCTATACCGGACCCTTCGATAGTCGTGCCCAGGATGAAGTCGGTTTCGGTCTGGCCTATGCCCACGTCAATGATGATTTTGATGCATACTCGCGCTCGAGTAACGCAGGGTTGGTCGGTGGATCTTCAGCGCCAGGCTACGTCCCGCGCCAGGGCGAGGAATACAATGCCGAAGTCTATTATGCCCTGCAGGCCACACCATGGATGTCCTTTCGTCCCAACCTGCAGTACGTACGCCATCCCGGAGCAGACAGCGACGTGGACAGTGCCTGGATAGCCGGTCTTTCCGTGCTGGCCACGTTTTAA